Proteins encoded within one genomic window of Nordella sp. HKS 07:
- a CDS encoding class GN sortase produces MSAGIDEMPAFWMRRSRRARKALRELRERMGVMGDVAVVPPDASRAATGERSESNGAERRKTCPALFFIASLLCAALGMGLLGEGLWIKAKAGLAQILLDRAFAASIATGKPVKPWSWADTWPVARISVPRLQASAIALAGGSGQALAFGPGHLAQTPRPGERGTSVFAAHRDTHFRFLGDLKVGDEIRITRDDGITFTYEMTGADIVRWDQSEIDAGAAGYNLALATCWPLDGTLAGPLRYVVHARLKPTSMFGGSRHIARAGLY; encoded by the coding sequence ATGAGTGCCGGTATCGACGAGATGCCGGCCTTCTGGATGCGGCGCTCGCGCCGCGCCCGCAAGGCGCTGCGGGAACTGCGGGAGCGCATGGGTGTGATGGGAGACGTTGCTGTCGTCCCACCCGACGCTTCACGCGCGGCGACTGGCGAACGTAGCGAGTCGAATGGAGCCGAACGACGCAAAACCTGTCCGGCGCTGTTCTTCATCGCCTCGCTCCTCTGCGCCGCCCTGGGTATGGGGCTCCTCGGCGAAGGCCTGTGGATCAAGGCCAAGGCGGGTCTGGCGCAGATCCTGCTCGACCGCGCCTTCGCCGCGAGCATCGCCACCGGCAAGCCGGTCAAGCCCTGGAGCTGGGCCGATACCTGGCCGGTGGCGCGCATCTCTGTGCCGCGACTGCAGGCCTCCGCGATTGCGCTCGCCGGCGGCAGCGGCCAGGCGCTGGCTTTCGGTCCAGGCCACCTTGCGCAGACTCCGAGGCCAGGCGAGCGCGGCACATCGGTGTTCGCCGCGCATCGCGACACGCATTTCCGCTTCCTCGGCGATCTCAAGGTGGGTGACGAGATCAGGATCACCCGCGATGACGGCATCACCTTCACCTATGAGATGACGGGCGCCGATATCGTGCGCTGGGACCAGTCGGAGATCGACGCCGGTGCCGCGGGCTATAATCTGGCGCTCGCTACCTGCTGGCCTCTGGACGGCACGCTCGCCGGCCCCTTGCGTTATGTCGTGCATGCAAGATTGAAACCGACATCCATGTTCGGCGGTAGCCGGCACATTGCCCGGGCTGGGCTCTATTGA
- a CDS encoding polyphosphate polymerase domain-containing protein, which yields MSTIARADQWLEQGFDPIGLATLNARAEMLERLDNKYVVRRPVLQAAAAELARHFDVLEISGRRAFTYETCYFDNQDRRSYFDHHQGRRRRAKVRIRKYLDAALCFVEVKLKDKRGVTVKRRFGYAPEKFGRLDDEALTFVHRAYYDQYGAVFPHELQRVIDMRYVRMTLVAKEGGERMTIDSSLRFYDMAAYHAVDDDHFILETKSARGNGIADRLLRALHQRPTKHCSKYCTAIALLNRGTRHNRFLPALRKLASPDLSSLKPAARPEMEALQ from the coding sequence ATGTCTACTATCGCACGCGCTGACCAATGGCTGGAGCAGGGCTTCGATCCGATCGGCCTTGCCACGCTCAACGCCCGGGCGGAGATGCTGGAGCGGCTCGACAACAAATACGTGGTGCGCAGGCCCGTTCTGCAGGCGGCCGCCGCCGAACTTGCCCGCCATTTTGATGTGCTCGAGATCTCGGGCCGCCGCGCCTTCACCTACGAGACGTGTTACTTCGACAACCAGGACCGGCGCAGCTATTTCGACCACCATCAGGGTCGGCGCCGGCGCGCCAAGGTGCGCATCCGCAAATATCTCGATGCGGCGCTGTGCTTCGTCGAGGTGAAACTCAAGGACAAGCGCGGCGTGACGGTGAAGAGGCGGTTTGGCTATGCGCCAGAGAAATTCGGCAGGCTGGATGATGAAGCGCTCACTTTCGTTCACCGTGCCTATTACGATCAATATGGCGCCGTGTTCCCCCATGAGCTGCAGCGGGTCATCGACATGCGCTATGTCCGCATGACGCTGGTGGCGAAGGAGGGCGGCGAGCGCATGACGATCGACAGCTCTCTGCGCTTCTACGATATGGCCGCCTACCATGCCGTCGATGACGATCACTTCATCCTGGAGACCAAGTCGGCCCGCGGCAATGGCATCGCCGACCGTCTGCTGCGCGCCCTGCATCAGCGCCCGACCAAGCATTGCTCGAAATACTGCACCGCGATCGCGCTTCTCAATCGCGGCACCAGGCACAATCGATTCCTGCCGGCCTTGCGCAAGCTCGCAAGTCCGGATCTGTCATCCCTGAAACCGGCCGCCCGGCCCGAAATGGAGGCGCTGCAATGA
- a CDS encoding marine proteobacterial sortase target protein: MYRLLLTLLGVIAMTLSAGAGLVTPAQMGTGALLLDTNEPGKFVEAPRVATDLDITVTGPIARTRVTQQFKNPTDGWIEGTYVFPLSEKAAVDSLSMVIGDRIVVGEIKERQEAKQIYEEAKAKGQKAALLDQERANVFTSQVANIGPRETVVIQIEYQEPVAQSGGLFSLRIPTVVAPRYVPDPTLTVSENGQFYTVKDSIPDRDRVTPPVLDPRGNAPVNPLTLTVRLNPGFALGEVASSFHDVIAEALPGGGKTITLARAEFADRDFELTWKPAQGAAPEIGLFSEKVDGADYALAYVMPPAASAPEKRVPRDVVFVIDNSGSMGGPSMSQAKASLLYALGRLDPADRFNVIRFDDTMDILFTDTVMANHDNVETAKKFVGRLEASGGTEMIAPLRAALRDARPDDESTLRQVVFITDGAIANEQEMFDVLSAMRGRSRVFMVGIGSAPNSYLMTRAAELGRGSYAMIGEGGQVEDRMRELFAKLENPAVTHLKATFDQASADVTPSLLPDIYQGEPALFLMKMPERKGAVTLSARIAGRDWQVSVPLADAKPGSGIAKLWARRMIDDAEVARTVGAITPEEADRRILALALEHHLVSSVSSLVAVDKTPSRQPGEKLSRADIPLNLPVGWDYDKVFGKEDNPDVLERDAKLDVTLIAMRKSPESRQANAMKTVDLPQTATPAELLMLLGALLSILALVFAFLARRARLA; this comes from the coding sequence ATGTATCGATTATTGCTGACCCTGCTGGGCGTCATCGCCATGACGCTCAGCGCCGGCGCCGGCCTCGTCACGCCCGCGCAAATGGGCACGGGCGCTTTGCTGCTCGACACCAACGAGCCCGGGAAATTTGTCGAGGCGCCTCGGGTCGCCACTGATCTCGACATCACCGTGACCGGTCCCATAGCCCGGACGCGAGTCACGCAGCAGTTCAAGAACCCGACCGATGGCTGGATCGAAGGCACTTATGTATTTCCCTTATCAGAGAAGGCGGCCGTCGACAGCCTCAGCATGGTGATCGGCGATCGCATCGTCGTCGGTGAGATCAAGGAACGGCAGGAAGCCAAGCAGATCTATGAGGAGGCCAAGGCCAAGGGGCAGAAGGCGGCACTGCTCGACCAGGAGCGCGCCAATGTCTTCACCAGCCAGGTCGCCAATATCGGGCCTCGCGAGACCGTCGTCATCCAGATCGAATATCAGGAACCGGTGGCCCAGTCGGGCGGCCTCTTCTCGCTGAGGATCCCGACCGTCGTGGCGCCGCGCTACGTGCCCGATCCCACACTGACGGTGTCAGAAAACGGGCAGTTCTACACCGTAAAGGACAGCATTCCGGACCGCGACCGCGTCACGCCGCCGGTGCTCGATCCGCGCGGGAACGCGCCGGTCAATCCCCTGACTCTTACCGTCCGTCTCAATCCTGGCTTTGCGCTGGGCGAGGTCGCGAGCTCCTTCCATGACGTGATCGCCGAAGCCTTGCCCGGGGGCGGCAAGACGATCACCCTGGCGCGCGCCGAATTCGCCGATCGCGACTTCGAGCTCACCTGGAAACCGGCACAAGGGGCTGCCCCCGAGATCGGCCTGTTCAGCGAAAAAGTGGACGGTGCCGATTATGCGCTGGCCTATGTGATGCCGCCCGCCGCGTCGGCGCCCGAAAAACGTGTCCCGCGCGACGTGGTCTTCGTCATCGACAATTCGGGCTCGATGGGCGGCCCGTCGATGTCGCAGGCGAAAGCGAGCCTCCTCTATGCGCTGGGCCGGCTCGACCCGGCCGACCGCTTCAATGTCATCCGTTTCGACGACACGATGGATATACTTTTCACCGACACGGTGATGGCCAACCACGACAATGTCGAGACGGCGAAGAAATTCGTCGGCCGGCTCGAAGCCTCGGGCGGCACCGAGATGATAGCGCCTCTGCGCGCCGCCCTGCGCGACGCGAGACCTGATGATGAAAGCACGCTCCGCCAGGTCGTGTTCATCACCGATGGCGCCATCGCCAATGAGCAGGAGATGTTCGACGTCCTGAGCGCGATGCGCGGCCGCTCGCGCGTCTTCATGGTGGGGATCGGCTCGGCGCCGAACTCCTATCTGATGACGCGCGCCGCCGAGCTCGGCCGCGGCAGCTATGCGATGATCGGCGAGGGTGGCCAGGTCGAGGACCGCATGCGCGAGCTCTTCGCCAAGCTTGAAAACCCAGCGGTCACACATCTCAAAGCGACCTTCGATCAGGCTTCGGCGGACGTGACGCCGTCCCTGTTACCTGACATCTATCAGGGTGAGCCGGCGCTTTTCCTCATGAAGATGCCGGAGCGCAAGGGCGCCGTGACGCTGTCCGCCAGGATCGCCGGACGCGACTGGCAGGTGAGTGTACCGCTCGCTGATGCGAAACCGGGCTCAGGCATTGCCAAGCTCTGGGCCCGGCGCATGATCGACGATGCCGAAGTGGCGCGGACGGTCGGCGCCATCACGCCCGAAGAGGCGGACAGGCGCATCCTGGCGCTCGCCCTCGAGCATCATCTGGTCAGCAGCGTATCGAGCCTCGTGGCGGTCGACAAGACGCCGTCGCGCCAGCCCGGCGAGAAGCTCAGCCGCGCCGACATACCGCTCAACCTTCCAGTCGGCTGGGACTATGACAAGGTCTTCGGCAAAGAGGACAACCCGGACGTGCTCGAACGCGATGCGAAGCTCGACGTCACGCTGATCGCGATGCGCAAGTCGCCGGAGAGCCGGCAGGCGAATGCGATGAAGACCGTCGACCTGCCGCAGACGGCGACGCCGGCGGAGCTGCTGATGCTCCTGGGCGCGCTGCTGTCGATCCTGGCGCTGGTCTTTGCATTCCTCGCCCGCCGCGCGAGGCTCGCATGA
- a CDS encoding dipeptidase, with product MTDINAVLGAADKALDQSLGRLFDLIRIPSISTDPAYKADCRRAGERIVADLAALGFDASLRETAGHPMVVAHFAPKDTEGKVPHFLFYGHYDVQPPDPLDKWMTPPFEPQKRTGKDGVVRLYGRGTADDKGQLQTFIEAMRAWITETGSLPIKATLLIEGEEESGSPSLIPFLKENKEELACDAAFVCDTNMWDAKTPAITTRLRGIVKDEITITGPRIDLHSGAYGGPAANPLRILSKLLSKLHDKNGKVTIPGFYDGVSDLPKEMKAQWSRLKFSDKKFLKEVGLSVPAGEKGKSVLEQVWARPTAEVNGIWGGYTGAGTKTVIPSEAHAKLTFRLVGKQNPQKILKAFRAFAKAEVPKDCKVTFASYGAGSPATEIAETSHLIRKSAQALKDEWGRETALIGSGGSIPIVRCFKDILGMDSVLVGFGLNDDALHSPNEKYNLASFHRGIRSWVRILAAVGR from the coding sequence ATGACCGACATCAACGCCGTTCTCGGCGCCGCCGACAAGGCGCTCGACCAGAGCCTCGGGCGCCTGTTCGACCTCATCCGCATTCCATCGATCTCGACCGATCCCGCCTACAAGGCGGATTGCCGGCGCGCCGGCGAGCGCATCGTCGCCGACCTTGCCGCGCTGGGCTTCGATGCCTCTTTGCGCGAGACGGCCGGCCATCCGATGGTGGTCGCCCATTTCGCGCCGAAGGATACCGAGGGCAAGGTCCCGCATTTCCTGTTTTACGGCCACTATGACGTGCAGCCGCCCGATCCGCTCGACAAATGGATGACGCCGCCCTTCGAGCCTCAGAAGCGCACCGGCAAGGATGGCGTCGTGCGCCTCTATGGCCGCGGCACCGCCGACGACAAGGGCCAGCTCCAGACCTTCATCGAGGCGATGCGCGCCTGGATCACCGAGACCGGCTCGCTGCCGATCAAGGCCACGCTGCTGATCGAGGGCGAGGAGGAGTCGGGTTCGCCGAGCCTCATTCCCTTCCTCAAAGAGAACAAGGAAGAACTCGCCTGCGACGCCGCCTTCGTCTGCGACACGAATATGTGGGACGCCAAGACTCCGGCCATCACCACCAGGCTGCGCGGCATAGTGAAGGATGAGATCACCATCACGGGGCCGCGCATCGATCTCCATTCCGGCGCCTATGGCGGGCCCGCCGCCAATCCGCTGCGCATTCTTTCGAAGCTCCTCTCGAAGCTCCACGACAAGAATGGCAAGGTCACCATTCCGGGCTTCTATGACGGCGTCAGCGATCTCCCCAAGGAGATGAAGGCGCAATGGAGCAGGCTCAAATTTTCCGACAAGAAGTTTTTGAAGGAGGTCGGCCTGTCGGTGCCGGCGGGCGAGAAGGGAAAGAGCGTGCTCGAGCAGGTCTGGGCGCGCCCGACCGCCGAGGTGAACGGCATATGGGGCGGCTATACGGGGGCCGGCACCAAGACCGTCATCCCGTCCGAGGCCCACGCCAAGCTGACCTTCCGTCTGGTCGGCAAGCAAAATCCGCAAAAGATCCTCAAGGCGTTCCGCGCCTTCGCCAAGGCCGAGGTGCCGAAGGACTGCAAGGTCACTTTCGCTTCCTACGGGGCGGGAAGCCCGGCGACCGAGATCGCCGAAACCTCGCATTTGATCCGCAAGAGTGCGCAGGCGCTGAAGGACGAGTGGGGCCGCGAGACGGCGCTCATCGGGTCAGGCGGCTCGATCCCGATCGTGCGCTGCTTCAAGGACATCCTCGGCATGGACAGTGTGCTGGTCGGCTTCGGTCTCAATGACGACGCACTGCACAGCCCGAATGAAAAATACAATCTCGCCAGCTTCCATCGCGGCATCAGAAGCTGGGTGCGCATCCTCGCGGCCGTCGGACGCTGA
- a CDS encoding DUF47 domain-containing protein, giving the protein MFSLQTIFGSGKQFYELLDAAAVSAHDSAKALHRMLDPASNDKGLEEIKLARQRQREATNRISQALVDIFITPIEREDIEELRVALYKISKQVERFADRYTFAAHRLEGVDFAPRAAMLEKATQIVLDMVRELPRLKLETIKSLDDRLHAIETEADRLLLELYRELYSGDLDGARMFLLKEFFEILEKAIDRCRDAGAIVYQVALKNS; this is encoded by the coding sequence ATGTTCTCCCTTCAGACGATATTCGGCTCGGGCAAGCAGTTCTACGAGCTCCTCGACGCCGCCGCCGTGTCGGCCCATGACAGCGCCAAGGCCCTGCACAGGATGCTGGACCCGGCTTCGAACGACAAGGGCCTGGAAGAGATCAAGCTCGCCAGGCAGCGCCAGAGAGAGGCGACGAACAGGATCAGCCAGGCGCTGGTCGATATCTTCATCACTCCCATCGAGCGCGAGGATATCGAGGAGCTGCGTGTGGCGCTCTATAAGATATCCAAACAGGTCGAGCGCTTCGCCGACCGCTATACATTCGCCGCCCACCGGCTTGAGGGTGTCGATTTCGCGCCGCGCGCCGCCATGCTGGAAAAGGCCACCCAGATCGTTCTCGACATGGTGCGCGAACTCCCGCGTCTCAAGCTCGAGACGATCAAGTCGCTCGATGACCGCCTCCATGCGATCGAGACGGAGGCCGACCGCCTGTTGCTCGAGCTCTATCGAGAACTCTATTCCGGCGATCTCGACGGCGCCCGCATGTTTCTGCTCAAGGAGTTCTTCGAGATCCTGGAAAAGGCGATCGACCGCTGCCGCGACGCGGGCGCCATCGTCTATCAAGTTGCGCTGAAGAACAGCTGA
- a CDS encoding M20/M25/M40 family metallo-hydrolase, with amino-acid sequence MKNIDDVLQGIDGALDESIARLFELLRFPSVGTDPAFHGACRDAAAWLVRLLSGMGFQTRMDETTGQPVVVAEYAPKGVPSHAPRILFYGHYDVQPPDPLDLWESPPFEPQLRKGADGEARIFARGACDDKGQLMTFLEASRAWIKAKGGLPFHLTVLLEGDEEGDSTHLDRYVAKNRARLKPDIVFICDTGMWDARTPAITTRLRGCIAEEIVISGPSKDLHSGYYGGAARNPIRVLTKILGELHDRNGRVTLPGFYDGVDPVPASTRRQWKSLNFPEKKYLKAVGLSVPAGEKGYPVYEQIWSRPTAEINGIYSGYTGAGSKTVLPAEAMAKLTFRLVGRQTPAQIRKGLRAFVKARLPADCRVRYKSEGGDSMAATVAETSPWVRLAQEALTAEWGREPVLMAEGASIPVVGTFKSSLKVDSLLVGFGLEDDGAHSPNEKYNLTSFRKGTRSWARIIAGIAEQQERRKS; translated from the coding sequence ATGAAAAATATTGACGATGTTTTGCAGGGTATCGATGGCGCCCTGGACGAAAGTATCGCGCGCCTTTTCGAGCTGCTCAGATTTCCCTCGGTCGGCACCGATCCGGCTTTTCACGGCGCCTGCCGTGACGCAGCGGCATGGCTCGTGCGCCTGCTCAGCGGCATGGGATTCCAGACGCGCATGGACGAGACCACCGGCCAGCCGGTCGTTGTGGCTGAATATGCGCCCAAGGGCGTGCCGTCCCATGCGCCTCGCATCCTGTTCTACGGCCATTACGATGTTCAGCCACCCGACCCGCTGGACTTGTGGGAAAGCCCGCCTTTCGAGCCCCAGCTGCGCAAGGGTGCGGATGGTGAAGCGCGCATCTTTGCCCGCGGTGCCTGTGACGACAAGGGCCAACTCATGACCTTCCTGGAGGCCAGCCGCGCCTGGATCAAGGCCAAAGGCGGCCTGCCTTTCCACCTCACCGTACTTCTCGAAGGCGACGAGGAGGGTGATTCTACTCATCTCGATCGTTATGTCGCGAAGAACCGCGCGCGGCTCAAGCCCGATATCGTCTTCATCTGCGATACCGGCATGTGGGACGCCAGGACGCCCGCCATCACCACGCGGCTGCGCGGCTGCATCGCCGAGGAGATCGTCATTTCGGGGCCCTCCAAGGATTTGCATTCGGGCTATTACGGCGGTGCTGCCCGCAACCCCATTCGCGTCCTGACAAAGATCCTGGGCGAGTTGCATGACCGCAATGGCCGGGTGACGCTGCCCGGCTTCTATGATGGTGTCGACCCGGTGCCGGCCTCGACCCGCCGGCAATGGAAATCCCTCAACTTTCCGGAGAAGAAGTATCTCAAGGCCGTCGGACTTTCGGTGCCGGCGGGCGAAAAGGGCTATCCGGTCTATGAACAGATCTGGAGCAGGCCCACCGCCGAGATCAACGGCATCTATTCGGGCTATACGGGGGCGGGCTCCAAGACGGTGTTGCCGGCCGAGGCCATGGCCAAGCTCACTTTCCGCCTGGTCGGGCGCCAGACGCCGGCGCAGATCCGCAAAGGGCTGCGCGCCTTCGTCAAGGCCAGGCTCCCGGCCGATTGCCGGGTGCGTTACAAATCTGAAGGAGGCGATTCGATGGCGGCCACGGTGGCCGAGACGAGCCCCTGGGTGCGCCTGGCGCAAGAGGCTCTCACGGCCGAATGGGGCCGCGAACCGGTGCTGATGGCGGAAGGCGCCTCGATCCCGGTGGTCGGCACCTTCAAGTCATCGCTCAAGGTCGACAGCCTGCTGGTCGGATTCGGTCTTGAAGATGACGGCGCCCACAGCCCGAACGAAAAGTACAATCTGACGAGTTTCCGGAAAGGCACCAGAAGCTGGGCCCGCATCATCGCCGGCATTGCCGAACAACAGGAGCGCCGCAAATCATGA
- a CDS encoding helix-turn-helix transcriptional regulator gives MTDQTLSAEENDAVADMVREALARRRITRQYLADQAKISLSTLEKALSGQRPFTLASIVRLEAALGLTLRRPTPTKRAAASRHTGIAPEELGSYARPAVSWIEGDYLTIRPSFSNPDAVYAYLTCISWNEEKSHLTFRESERVDAAFTQDGHVSIPHQSGYIYLITNKSGQYRFVIVSRPTIAGEMFGILTTLQSGRGMNLMPVSTPIIFVPAKSLGGGPAYGRIEKGHAAYTKYKAYVTRALEEPFALLIAK, from the coding sequence ATGACCGACCAGACCCTCTCGGCTGAAGAGAACGATGCCGTGGCGGACATGGTGCGTGAGGCGCTCGCCCGCCGCCGCATCACCAGGCAATATCTCGCCGATCAGGCAAAGATCAGCCTCTCGACGCTTGAAAAGGCGCTATCCGGCCAACGCCCCTTCACGCTCGCCAGTATAGTACGGCTCGAAGCGGCGCTCGGCCTCACGCTCAGGCGGCCGACGCCCACCAAGCGCGCCGCCGCCTCGCGCCACACCGGCATCGCGCCCGAGGAGCTCGGTTCCTATGCGAGGCCCGCCGTGTCATGGATCGAGGGCGACTATCTGACGATCAGGCCGTCCTTCTCCAATCCCGATGCCGTCTATGCCTATCTGACCTGTATCTCCTGGAACGAGGAAAAGTCGCATCTGACTTTCAGGGAGAGCGAGCGGGTCGACGCCGCCTTCACGCAGGACGGCCATGTGTCGATCCCGCATCAGTCGGGCTATATCTATCTCATCACCAACAAGTCCGGACAATACCGCTTCGTCATCGTCTCGCGTCCGACCATCGCGGGCGAGATGTTCGGCATATTGACGACGCTGCAGTCCGGCCGCGGGATGAATCTGATGCCGGTGTCGACACCCATCATCTTCGTTCCGGCGAAATCCCTGGGCGGCGGCCCGGCCTATGGCCGCATCGAGAAAGGTCATGCGGCCTACACGAAATACAAGGCCTACGTGACACGCGCCTTGGAGGAGCCTTTCGCGTTGCTGATCGCGAAGTGA
- a CDS encoding esterase-like activity of phytase family protein, with amino-acid sequence MTLKTGNLIGGLAVAALLLGTAALPGASAEPKLEALGKTEIPATGKDGVRVDELSGLAWDADEKLLYAVSDGGVLHHFRLQLDGDRIAGIEHVFAAPISAPIGNVSATNAEGLSAVNSDDGTPGNSELLIAFEDGPGIARFTPKGQWIADVALPAPLADATSYAKKNSRLEAVAFDKVHGILTAPERPLRGEPDTAHKVYAGNGATWAFDAAQPDGRLKAIETMADGSLLVLERTAEEKGGPRTAHLRHLDIASCPADGQCVAPDLSATPDPLLVDNFEGLTRLSERLFLIVTDRTKKDVEPTSFVLFKLTNAK; translated from the coding sequence ATGACACTCAAGACTGGAAATCTCATCGGCGGGCTGGCCGTGGCCGCGCTCCTGCTAGGGACCGCCGCTCTGCCGGGTGCCTCCGCCGAGCCGAAGCTCGAAGCCCTGGGGAAGACGGAGATCCCCGCCACCGGCAAGGATGGCGTACGGGTCGACGAGCTTTCCGGCCTGGCGTGGGATGCGGATGAGAAGCTTCTCTATGCCGTCTCGGATGGCGGCGTCCTGCATCATTTCCGCCTTCAGCTGGACGGCGACAGGATCGCCGGGATCGAGCATGTCTTCGCGGCGCCGATCTCGGCTCCTATCGGCAATGTGTCGGCAACCAACGCCGAAGGACTTTCCGCCGTCAATAGCGATGACGGCACGCCCGGCAACAGCGAGCTCCTGATCGCCTTCGAAGATGGGCCCGGCATCGCCCGCTTCACGCCGAAGGGCCAATGGATAGCCGATGTCGCATTGCCGGCTCCCCTGGCCGACGCGACGAGCTATGCCAAGAAGAACAGTCGCCTGGAGGCGGTCGCGTTCGACAAGGTCCATGGCATTCTGACGGCCCCGGAACGGCCCCTGCGCGGCGAACCGGATACGGCGCACAAGGTCTATGCCGGAAATGGCGCGACCTGGGCATTCGATGCCGCGCAGCCCGATGGCCGTCTCAAGGCGATCGAGACGATGGCCGATGGCAGCCTGCTGGTGCTCGAGCGCACGGCCGAGGAGAAGGGCGGCCCCCGGACGGCGCATCTGCGCCACCTCGATATCGCGTCCTGCCCGGCGGACGGACAATGTGTCGCGCCCGACCTCTCGGCCACGCCCGACCCGCTGCTGGTGGACAATTTCGAAGGCCTGACCCGCCTGTCCGAGAGACTCTTCCTCATCGTCACCGACCGGACAAAGAAAGACGTGGAACCGACGAGCTTCGTGCTGTTCAAGCTGACCAACGCGAAGTAA
- a CDS encoding inorganic phosphate transporter gives MLILVLTVVLMALVFEFINGFHDTANSIATVVATKVLSPAQAIMLAAVTNLIGAFWGTAVAKTISSGLVDTGVVNVTLQVILCALLGGIIWNLFTWWRGLPSSSSHALIGGLCGAALAAADNNWSALIWSESVGDWTKNQGLLWKVLLPMVTSPVAGFTLGIIMMVALWALISGLAKAGGPLARLARPLWVNAIFGKAQLASAAYMGLAHGRNDAQKTMGIIALALLGAESAGALQGLPEWARFLEPDAGSDGIDSWIIVSCALVMAAGTAAGGWRIIKTLGHKMVKLHPIHGFAAETSSATILTVAAHFGMPVSTTHSISTAIMGVGFAKSSRALKWTVIERIVWAWILTFPAAGGLAYGLHWLLELVGWN, from the coding sequence ATGCTGATCCTTGTCCTGACCGTTGTGCTGATGGCGCTCGTCTTCGAGTTCATCAACGGCTTCCACGACACGGCGAACTCCATTGCCACCGTGGTCGCCACCAAGGTCTTGTCGCCGGCTCAGGCCATCATGCTGGCCGCCGTCACCAATCTGATCGGCGCTTTCTGGGGCACCGCTGTGGCGAAGACCATCTCCTCGGGGCTGGTCGACACAGGCGTGGTCAATGTCACGCTGCAAGTGATCCTGTGCGCGCTGCTCGGTGGCATCATCTGGAATCTCTTCACCTGGTGGCGTGGCCTGCCATCCTCATCCTCGCACGCCTTGATCGGGGGTCTTTGCGGCGCCGCGCTTGCCGCTGCCGACAACAACTGGAGTGCTCTCATCTGGTCGGAGTCCGTCGGCGACTGGACCAAGAATCAGGGTCTTCTGTGGAAGGTGCTGCTGCCGATGGTGACTTCGCCGGTGGCGGGCTTCACCTTGGGCATCATCATGATGGTGGCATTGTGGGCGCTGATTTCGGGGCTGGCGAAGGCCGGCGGGCCGCTTGCACGTCTCGCCCGTCCCCTCTGGGTCAATGCCATCTTCGGCAAGGCGCAGCTCGCTTCCGCCGCCTATATGGGGCTCGCGCATGGCCGCAATGACGCGCAGAAGACCATGGGCATCATCGCGCTCGCTCTATTGGGCGCGGAGAGCGCCGGCGCGCTCCAGGGCTTGCCGGAATGGGCGCGCTTTCTCGAGCCCGATGCCGGCAGCGACGGCATCGACAGCTGGATCATCGTCTCTTGCGCGCTCGTCATGGCGGCGGGCACGGCGGCGGGCGGCTGGCGCATCATCAAGACGCTCGGCCATAAGATGGTGAAGCTGCATCCGATCCATGGCTTCGCCGCCGAGACGAGTTCGGCGACGATCCTCACGGTCGCCGCGCATTTCGGCATGCCGGTCTCGACCACCCACAGCATATCGACGGCGATCATGGGTGTCGGTTTCGCCAAGTCCTCGCGCGCCCTCAAATGGACGGTGATCGAGCGCATCGTCTGGGCCTGGATACTGACCTTCCCCGCCGCCGGCGGCCTGGCCTATGGCCTGCACTGGCTGCTCGAGCTGGTGGGGTGGAACTGA
- a CDS encoding DUF4956 domain-containing protein: protein MLISSLQQVLEDPTLSQAVRIGLNLVGMSALVFGLYYRRYRDKELVTAAALFNIFIFAVLTILSSVNFSVAAGFGLFAILALFTLRSEPLSKTEMTYFFGSVAIAVITSVHGTTVPFAVMAVGFVLAGAFVIDHPRILQSVSGAKVTLDKINTDLLADPVSMRAELSDRLGVAVLSYQVLQLDYITEMARLNVYYRTR from the coding sequence ATGTTGATATCCTCGCTTCAACAGGTCCTTGAGGACCCGACACTCTCGCAAGCGGTCAGGATAGGTTTGAATCTCGTCGGGATGAGCGCGCTCGTCTTCGGCCTCTATTACCGCCGCTACCGCGACAAGGAACTGGTCACCGCCGCGGCGCTGTTCAACATATTCATCTTCGCGGTCCTGACCATTCTGTCCTCGGTGAATTTCAGCGTGGCCGCGGGCTTCGGCCTGTTCGCCATACTGGCGCTGTTCACGCTGCGCTCGGAGCCGCTGAGCAAGACCGAGATGACCTATTTCTTCGGCAGTGTCGCCATCGCGGTCATCACCTCGGTGCATGGAACGACGGTTCCTTTCGCCGTCATGGCGGTGGGCTTCGTCCTCGCCGGCGCTTTCGTCATCGACCATCCGCGCATCCTGCAATCGGTCTCCGGCGCCAAGGTGACGCTCGACAAGATCAATACCGATCTGCTGGCGGACCCCGTTTCCATGCGCGCCGAATTGTCGGACCGTCTCGGCGTCGCGGTTCTCTCCTATCAAGTGCTTCAACTCGATTACATCACGGAAATGGCGAGGCTCAATGTCTACTATCGCACGCGCTGA